ACCATCCCGGTCCGGTTCGCCAGCTCCTCGCGGTGCATCAGCCCCGACTGGCGCTCGCTCGGTTCGTTCGCGACCATGAGAGTGACCGTGACGTTCTCGCCGTCCTCTATCACGAACGTCGCGTTGACGGTTCGCTCCACGTCGGTCGTGGTCGGTGGCGTCGGAGTCTCGGTCGTAGTCGACGTGGCCGCTGGCGTCGACGTTTCGGCCGATGCTGTCGTCGTCGAGGTCTGGCGATTCGCGTCCGTGGCAGTTCCGCCGAATCCCCCGACGCAACCCCCGAGCAGTACCATCGCCCCCACGAGGACTGCGGCGTACGTTTTCATGCCACAGTACTACTGCGCGGTCGGATAAAAAGGTTAGAGCGCGACG
The nucleotide sequence above comes from Halorussus limi. Encoded proteins:
- a CDS encoding DUF192 domain-containing protein — its product is MKTYAAVLVGAMVLLGGCVGGFGGTATDANRQTSTTTASAETSTPAATSTTTETPTPPTTTDVERTVNATFVIEDGENVTVTLMVANEPSERQSGLMHREELANRTGMVFAYENAKQVSFWMKNTLVPLDMIFVAPNGTVLNVEHAEPQPNASTSELETYPSDGQAKYVVELPRGFANRTGVGPGTKLVFEGPVPKAESNGWLPWSNR